The sequence below is a genomic window from Macrotis lagotis isolate mMagLag1 chromosome 7, bilby.v1.9.chrom.fasta, whole genome shotgun sequence.
TTTCACCTTGAGActtctgtgatcttttttttttcaccctgTAATGGAAAGAAGGTTAAATAATCTATTTAAAGCATTCAAAGAAACTGATGAGAGTAGCCTTTGAAATTGTTTgcttaagggggcagctaggtggtgccagcaccagccctggagtcaggagtacctgggttcaaatccagtctcaaacacttaataattacctagctgtgtggccttgggaaagccacttaactccatttgccttgttaaaaaaaaaacctcaaaaaaaaagaaattgtttgcTTAAGAAGATTGTAAAATTGTCAGTCAGTAAATCATTTACTTAGTGCTAGCTGTTACTCATCTTTCTTATAGACAAATATTGTTATATGTATTGACAAAAGTCACTGTGAAcatgatccctgccctcaaggatatcagaatcaaaagtgatttttataattaattgtcTCTGTCTTTTCTACTCCTTTGGATAGGATCGAAATATTacattaataatgaaaaaagtaaactttttctttaagaaacgAAATAAATAGGGAAGGAGAGCTGGCAgcaataaagaatattttagcaattaGCAAATTCAGTTGGTTAGAGAATCCCAAATATGTTTTGATTCTAATGTTGAAGCTTTTACAGTCTTATCTTAGTAATAGGGGAAGCAGTAGAAAAAGGTAAGGAATAGTGGAGAGAGGAATATAATGACATTCTTATTATAGATCACtcagtatattttaaaaactatttgtgAATTATATAAAGGATCATAGTggaatggctaggtggcgtagtggataaagcactagccctggagtcaggagtacctgggttcaaatctgatctcagagacATAATGATTACCtggatgtgtggccttgggcaagctacccatttgccttgccaaaatcttaaaaaaaaaaaaaaaaaaaaaaaggatcattgCTTGAAACTAAAAGTTGTCCACTCAAGTTTTTTGGTAccttgtttgtccttccttcctgaAGAGGATCTTGACTCAGGGAGGTAATGCTGTGACATGACATTTAAGTGAGGGGcattggacttaagtgagggaggactgttCAAAATCACCAGCCTTACCTTCTCCAATGATATTTTGAAGGTCTGCCAATAAAGTGTAGGTTTTGCTTAACAGAGCGGGGGTTGGGGGTATGTCAACTGTGTTCCAGTTCCTGTACTAAAGCATGttacaaaaatgataaatattatctatatgGTCAACTGAAGTACCAGTTTAAGTACAGAAAGGTTTATTATCAGGTTCACTGAAGGGCTGTAGCCTAAGCATCTCATCAAGATCATCTGCCAAGGCATTTATCCACAGCCTATAGGTTGAGAACCCCACAGAGGCCACAGAATTATTGTAAGAGATCCACGAATCATATTATGAACACCAAGATCCATAATTTTGATCCAACTTTAAATTTCTGCAAAATCTGACTCATATAATCAAAAAGAAAGCTATCCTCTGGAAGGGATGAGGACAGACTAAAGAAGAAACTTCCTCACCAATGCAAGTGCACATCTACTCCACCACTTAAGGTCTTAAGAGAGTTGTCTAGagcactgaggttaagtgactcatcttTTTTGTAGACTGATTAAATAAggttttgcatatatatatgttattcatttattaaatggatGTGAATACTAAGGCAGCATGACTTAGTGGATGAGTGACATTTCAGTGTCATATAATCTCTCTCAgcttctcttctgtaaaatagggagatGACCTTCCTCACAGATTAGGGCTCAAGTGAAATGGAATACATAAATAACAAACCTTAAAACCCTGTGtgattgtcatttcttatacTGTTGTGATTAATAAGATGAAGATTTATTTAAAAGCATTACTAAATTCATAGGTGGTTTTTAATCACAGCTACTGTCAAGTGAAAATTTACATCTTTAAGCAATCATTCTTGAAATCACTGAGCTAAAGAATTAGAGGAGTTGTGATTTGCAGTGATAAGAATTGTTACACAAAACTTATAAATTCACAGacctattaaaatattaaaggaaaaaagtttttttaatgttctagAAGTCCCAGAGTTCCTGAACACACCTGTAActttttcatcttccttccaAAGCTTTGAATGAATTTGCTATTTATGTAGTTGTTTCCTCTTTGACATTTATATTATTAAGATAaggtcttttcttcttccttaagtCTTCACAATTAGATTTGATAACTGGAATCTTTCACATCTATCTCATCTTTAGATTATACATAACCATTCTTAATAATTCCTATTGTTTTTCTATAGAACTTAGATCCTGAACCACAACACTTATCCTTGACTGCACTTTTTGGGAAACCAGATAAAACCACATATCAGGAAGTTACAGAGCAGAAATCGCAGCTGCAACCACTGCCACCAACAACAACAGAGCAGCCACAAGAGAAACCACCTATCAGACAAGGGGTAGTGCGTTCCTTGTCCTATGAAGAACCCAAAAGAATTTCACCAACCCCAGAGAAGCAACTTTGTCCAGCTATTCAGAAACTCATGGTCCGGGGCACAGACCTCCATCCAGTGTCAGAGCTGCCTGAAACCCGGCTCTGTGAAAATGGAAGTGTTCACCCTATAGGAGAGGTTTTAACTGGCCTTTTCCAACCAGTGACCCCCCATAACATTGGGACATCTCACAGAGTACAAAATACATCTGGGGCTCAGAGCCTTTTAGAGAAGCTTCAGGCCAACCCTGGATCCCTGAGCAAGTTAGGGTCTAGTCCAGCAGTGCCTGCTAGTACAGCTGCTCCGATTTTTAGCAGGACTTCTCCTGCTGCCCCTGCAGTGCAGATAAAGGGTCTGGGCCAGCCCAAGCTGGTGTACCTCAATGGTTCTCTTCCACCTCAGACTTTGGGGCCTCAGACTCTAAGAAAAGAAGAGTCTAAAGTTTCAAGACCAACCCTCCCCCTCTCTGGCAACCAAACAAGCAATTCTGGAGTGATTTCTCCTCAAGAGCTGCTGAAGAAACTCCAGATTGTGCAGCAAGAGCAGCAGTTGCATGCATCCAACAGACCTGCCCTAGCTGCTAAGTTTCCTGTAGTTACCCAGAACGTTAGGACTCTGAAACCTTTGGAATCCTGGATTGACAAGGCATCCAGTGCCGAAAAACAGACCCCTCTTTTTCAGGTAAATAGATTGGGTTAAAGTTGCTGAGTTGGAGAGCTATTAAAATgcagaaatttttaatttaataaaatttataatttaataaaaaggcTAATTGGTAGTTCTTCAGATCTTAATATTAGAAGTTTCTATACTGGGTACAAAATAGAACATCAACAATATAATTGGCATTCTTAGagtttttatttatacattttattattcaatattcacAATTCTGTAGATTCATCACTGTTATTCATAtatttacagataggaaaactaaAGGTTAGAAAGATGATAAATTTTGTGATGATCACAAAGTTAGAAAATGTCATATaagatttgaaccaaagtctctctaattccaggtccagcataTTTTACTTAATCTACTCTGCCTCACATATAATGTCTACTTATTGAAGATAtaattgcaaaaactttttcatacCTACTATCTGCCTAACATTCTTATCCTAGAAGGAACTCTTTGCCTAACAATCTTGGAGCTTTTTActcttttccaaataattttaaataaaatagaaaagctaGGCTTTCCTCTTTTTACAAGGCCTGAAGTCTAAGACGTGCAAAAGAATAAATCTTGTACAATGACATTTAAAATGATACTAAGATTATGATTGCCTGTCCTATTCTTAAAAGTTCTTTATACAATTTCTTGTGAAGATACATGAAAGTTAGATGATGCAGTTTCTAATAAACTTCATAGTCCAGAAATCatctaatcatcttttttttttaagtttttgcaaggcaatggggttaaagtggcttgcccaaggccacacagctaggtaattattaagtgtctgaggccagatttgaactcaggtactcctgacttcagggccagtgctctatccactgcaccacctagctgccccttcatcttctatttttattagagcagaaggagaatgaataaataatatattctactTTTAACACCATCATAAGATCcaacctattttaaaaataaggaaattttttttgacttggtGATATAACCAGTGTTTTCACAGGCCCATTTATAACttcttgaaattgaaatttcaattgaaattcagaatttgaaaattttgaaaattaaagccACAGACATGAAATTTTAAGTACTTTTTGCTTAAAAGCATGAGGTGAGAGCTTTCTCATATTGCTGTTTATTAAAATCTGAATGTCTCATTCTGTTAAAACAGTTTTAACTCACCCTGATCCTAActgtgatataattttttttcttttgtgcttgATTTCTCTTTATGAATTAAAGAAGGTTAATTATTTGACTTAAATTTCTCTATCCTTTATTCTTATTTCAATAGCATTTGGTAGATTGTGGGTTATGTTTTTTGTAGGTACCTAGCAATACATTTACTAAAATAGCACATAT
It includes:
- the DCP1B gene encoding mRNA-decapping enzyme 1B isoform X10; the protein is MNRLSMENRTEPITKDLDFQLQDPFLLYRNARLSIYGIWFYDKEECQRIAELMKSLTEYEQLKAQHGARAGISPMILNSGEGKEVDILRMLTKAKDEYTKCKTCSEPKQITSSSAIYDNPNLIKPIPVKPNEGQHQRVSQQGQNLDPEPQHLSLTALFGKPDKTTYQEVTEQKSQLQPLPPTTTEQPQEKPPIRQGVVRSLSYEEPKRISPTPEKQLCPAIQKLMVRGTDLHPVSELPETRLCENGSVHPIGEVLTGLFQPVTPHNIGTSHRVQNTSGAQSLLEKLQANPGSLSKLGSSPAVPASTAAPIFSRTSPAAPAVQIKGLGQPKLVYLNGSLPPQTLGPQTLRKEESKVSRPTLPLSGNQTSNSGVISPQELLKKLQIVQQEQQLHASNRPALAAKFPVVTQNVRTLKPLESWIDKASSAEKQTPLFQQVISPQHIPDTMAPSLLMSPMVFTQPTPSSPKVSESGLLPLGSKEPSAAATNLLLPIQNPETSVINNNLLTKLQLQETLLHLIQNDDNFLNIIYEAYLFSVTQAAMKKTTTM